In Candidatus Nitrospira nitrificans, one genomic interval encodes:
- a CDS encoding DUF2442 domain-containing protein has product MRDKNIACVEVTNISKHGLWLCTRDSELFISFREFPRFLDASVSKIMRVEQPNPDFLHWPDLGIDLAVESVRCFPLPSKPSRPTTRACRQAKTGPSTQSKSSLPSAPVKRRPKNKA; this is encoded by the coding sequence ATGCGCGACAAGAATATCGCATGTGTTGAAGTGACCAACATCTCCAAACATGGACTCTGGCTGTGCACCAGAGACAGCGAGCTCTTTATTTCATTCAGAGAATTCCCTCGGTTTTTAGACGCCTCCGTATCAAAGATCATGAGAGTCGAACAACCGAACCCCGACTTCCTGCATTGGCCGGATCTCGGCATCGATCTCGCCGTCGAGTCCGTCAGATGTTTTCCGCTCCCGTCAAAACCGTCGCGCCCGACAACACGTGCTTGTCGACAAGCGAAGACCGGACCCAGCACACAATCGAAAAGCAGTCTGCCTTCAGCTCCCGTCAAACGCCGCCCAAAGAACAAAGCATGA
- a CDS encoding thermonuclease family protein — MLSTLQMRVVDGDTIRVGGERIRLRGIDTPELSELQGPAAKQRLEELLRSGAIRIEPHGRDVYNRLLADVFVNEQNVAEILRSEGFSKTG; from the coding sequence GTGCTGAGCACATTACAAATGCGCGTAGTCGACGGTGATACGATTCGAGTCGGAGGCGAGCGGATCAGACTTCGCGGCATCGACACGCCCGAGTTGAGCGAACTGCAAGGCCCGGCGGCCAAGCAGCGGCTGGAAGAGTTGCTGCGCAGCGGCGCGATTCGTATCGAGCCGCACGGCCGAGATGTCTACAACCGCCTGCTGGCCGACGTGTTTGTCAATGAACAGAACGTGGCGGAGATTCTTCGAAGCGAAGGTTTCTCAAAAACAGGATAG
- the hemL gene encoding glutamate-1-semialdehyde 2,1-aminomutase: MKTSRSAKLFVEAQQLIPGGVNSPVRAFRSVGGQPRFIARAKGSRLYDVDKNAYIDYVLSWGPMILGHAHSAVIASIKKAAGQGTSYGAPTELEVSLAREIRNAFPSMEKLRLVSSGTEAVMSAIRVARGFTKRTGIMKFEGCYHGHSDYLLAKAGSGLATLGIPDSPGVPDDFAKHTLTAPYNDIRTIQQMIKTHRDQLACIIVEPIAGNMGVVPPAPDFLAALRQLTTDHNILLIFDEVISGFRVNYGGAQALYGIKPDLTVLGKIIGGGLPVGAYGGRKEIMDLIAPVGPVYQAGTLSGNPLAVTAGLATLKQLRAKGVYKKLDERSAALAKGIGEAAKKAGIPVTQTRIGSMLTTFFTPGPVVDWNTAKQSDTKRYGRFFHHMLEQGVYLAPSQFEAAFLSTAHSAQDIEKTVRAAHAAFKRL; the protein is encoded by the coding sequence ATGAAAACATCCCGCTCTGCCAAGCTTTTCGTCGAGGCTCAGCAACTCATTCCCGGTGGCGTCAACAGCCCCGTTCGAGCCTTTCGCTCGGTCGGCGGGCAGCCACGTTTCATCGCGCGCGCCAAGGGATCGCGCCTCTACGATGTGGACAAGAACGCCTACATTGATTACGTGCTGTCCTGGGGGCCGATGATTCTGGGACATGCCCATTCGGCCGTCATCGCATCGATCAAGAAGGCGGCCGGACAAGGCACGAGTTACGGAGCGCCCACGGAATTGGAAGTGTCACTGGCCAGAGAGATTCGCAACGCCTTTCCATCAATGGAGAAGCTCAGGCTGGTCAGTTCCGGAACGGAAGCGGTCATGAGCGCGATCCGGGTCGCCCGCGGATTCACCAAGCGGACCGGCATCATGAAATTCGAAGGGTGTTACCACGGACATAGCGATTACCTGTTGGCAAAAGCCGGATCGGGATTGGCCACCTTAGGGATTCCGGATTCACCGGGCGTGCCGGACGACTTCGCCAAACATACCCTGACCGCGCCCTATAATGACATTCGGACGATCCAGCAGATGATCAAGACCCACCGAGATCAGCTTGCCTGCATTATCGTCGAGCCGATCGCCGGAAATATGGGCGTCGTTCCTCCTGCTCCGGACTTCCTCGCGGCACTGCGGCAACTGACCACTGACCACAACATCTTGCTGATTTTCGATGAAGTCATCTCGGGATTCCGGGTGAACTACGGAGGCGCGCAGGCCCTCTACGGCATCAAGCCGGATCTGACCGTACTGGGGAAAATTATCGGCGGTGGATTGCCGGTGGGTGCCTATGGCGGTCGGAAGGAGATCATGGACCTCATCGCGCCGGTCGGGCCGGTCTATCAAGCCGGGACTCTCTCCGGGAACCCGCTGGCAGTGACCGCGGGACTCGCCACTCTCAAACAGTTGCGGGCAAAGGGGGTGTACAAGAAACTCGACGAACGATCAGCCGCGCTAGCCAAAGGCATCGGTGAGGCCGCGAAAAAGGCTGGAATTCCCGTAACGCAAACCCGAATCGGGTCGATGTTGACGACCTTCTTCACTCCTGGACCTGTCGTCGATTGGAACACGGCCAAACAGTCCGACACGAAGCGGTACGGCCGGTTTTTTCACCACATGCTGGAGCAGGGCGTCTATCTCGCCCCTTCTCAGTTCGAGGCTGCCTTCCTCTCCACTGCACACAGCGCACAGGACATCGAGAAGACCGTCCGCGCGGCGCATGCGGCGTTCAAGAGACTCTGA
- a CDS encoding barstar family protein, with translation MAGTPTLQAHLCNATPPWSALLVVPRGTTTAALVKTPPGFALRTIQGKKCRTPSDLFGEFARALAFPDYFGHNWDALEECLADFEWLQAKGYILLIHDAEAVLPLDEEEYETLLEILSDAGEAWSKGQTAEGRCAPFHVCFAVTEHNKSKRTHWHLKEFSPTESKRPKTQPGPKRSPKRAKK, from the coding sequence ATGGCGGGAACCCCTACGTTACAGGCTCACCTTTGCAATGCCACACCTCCCTGGTCGGCCCTTCTTGTCGTCCCTCGGGGGACCACCACCGCAGCGCTGGTGAAAACGCCGCCGGGGTTTGCCCTGCGGACCATCCAAGGAAAGAAATGCCGAACTCCTTCGGATCTCTTCGGCGAGTTCGCGCGGGCGCTCGCCTTTCCGGACTACTTCGGACATAACTGGGACGCGCTTGAAGAGTGTTTGGCCGACTTCGAATGGCTTCAAGCCAAAGGGTACATCTTGCTCATTCATGACGCCGAAGCCGTGCTTCCCCTGGATGAGGAAGAGTACGAGACACTATTGGAAATCCTCAGCGACGCCGGCGAAGCTTGGAGCAAGGGACAAACGGCTGAGGGTCGGTGCGCCCCATTCCACGTGTGTTTTGCGGTGACGGAACACAACAAATCGAAACGGACACACTGGCACTTGAAGGAATTCTCTCCTACCGAATCAAAAAGACCCAAGACGCAGCCCGGCCCCAAACGCTCGCCCAAGCGGGCTAAGAAATAA
- a CDS encoding ribonuclease domain-containing protein, whose protein sequence is MAPPLFDLLETRMLRSLFGSTSCKEEEPVFTLQRRRIQRIGFLIGLLGAFSLLSVVSTTAADFGDGPLNADTGISQPGQIERLSSPTTPPRKASDLLTQLEKRGGIPLPGYVGGRDFQNRERRLPRGFYREYDVNPKIRGRGRDAERIVIERRTGKAYYTGDHYRTFVPLN, encoded by the coding sequence ATGGCGCCTCCGTTGTTTGACCTTCTCGAAACGAGAATGCTACGGTCGCTCTTCGGATCGACGTCTTGCAAGGAAGAAGAGCCTGTGTTCACCCTTCAGCGGAGACGGATTCAGCGCATCGGTTTTCTCATCGGCCTGCTGGGCGCGTTCAGCCTATTGTCCGTAGTCTCGACCACCGCCGCCGACTTCGGCGACGGGCCTCTGAATGCCGACACCGGCATCAGCCAGCCGGGTCAAATCGAGCGGCTGTCCTCGCCCACAACACCTCCCCGGAAAGCCTCCGATCTGCTCACGCAGCTCGAAAAGCGAGGTGGGATACCGCTGCCTGGCTACGTCGGGGGACGTGATTTCCAAAACCGAGAACGACGTCTTCCACGAGGCTTCTATCGGGAGTATGATGTCAATCCCAAGATCCGAGGCCGCGGACGCGATGCCGAACGCATCGTTATCGAGCGGCGGACCGGGAAAGCCTATTACACCGGAGATCACTACCGAACGTTTGTCCCTCTTAACTGA
- a CDS encoding HAD family hydrolase: MAKTPVDLMIFDLDGTLIESKWDIAQSVNFTLAALGLPERPIEDIFGFVGDGVKRLLRLAVGEGNQTKFEEALKVFRGHYLEHCLDRTSFYPGIEPMLQHFSHKDKTIATNKSIEYTRVILNGLGPQHFLHMVGGDNGFGLKPEPGMLLHLMETVGAPKERTILVGDSTNDINGGHNAGIRVCAVGYGMGNRSKMEACQPDWFIERPEQLMELFI, encoded by the coding sequence ATGGCTAAGACCCCCGTGGATTTGATGATTTTCGACTTGGACGGTACGTTGATCGAGTCGAAGTGGGACATCGCGCAATCCGTCAACTTCACCCTTGCCGCACTGGGATTACCCGAGCGCCCCATTGAAGACATTTTCGGTTTTGTCGGGGATGGGGTGAAGCGGTTGCTGCGTCTGGCGGTCGGGGAGGGAAATCAGACCAAGTTTGAAGAAGCGCTGAAAGTCTTTCGAGGCCATTATCTCGAACATTGTCTGGATCGGACGAGCTTCTACCCCGGCATTGAGCCGATGCTGCAACATTTTTCCCACAAAGACAAAACGATTGCGACCAACAAATCGATCGAATATACCCGTGTGATCCTGAACGGGTTGGGTCCGCAGCATTTCCTGCACATGGTCGGCGGAGACAACGGGTTCGGACTCAAACCGGAACCAGGAATGTTATTGCACCTCATGGAAACCGTGGGCGCGCCGAAAGAAAGGACGATCCTTGTCGGGGACAGCACGAACGATATCAACGGAGGACATAACGCCGGCATCCGTGTCTGCGCCGTCGGATATGGCATGGGCAATCGCTCGAAGATGGAAGCCTGTCAGCCCGATTGGTTCATCGAAAGGCCGGAACAACTCATGGAGCTGTTTATATGA
- a CDS encoding M16 family metallopeptidase produces MKQETWNSKLAGTRRTRLHASRITLCSLVMTLGLVLHVNALSAASPSLAERVVEHRLANGLTVLMVERHQTPVVSINITFAVGGINEQVGQTGLAHLYEHMAFKGTRTVGTTDYEKEKPILDELALVGTELDQRQRDMAAKGSHATAEERATIESLQKRFLDLQAQAAQYVIGNEMALLYQRHGGVGLNASTGKDLTRYMISLPSNRLPLWAAIESDRMANPVLREFYKERGVVMEERRLRNDDSPNGLLFETFTSAAFRAHSYGVPTIGWGSDILSLTPVATEAFFKTHYGPNRATIALVGDIDPKKTIALIEQTFGKIPAAPPSPPLVTVEPEQRGERRVEVEFDAEPALVIGYHKPTVDHPDDDVFDVIDAVLSDGLTSRLHQRLVREKRLAASVGSDGNHPGVRAPNLFVVTATPLAPHTTAEVETAIYEEIERLKREPVSAQELEKVLNNLDADLVRGLRSNSGLASQLALYQAVAGGWRYILTSRDQVAKVTAADVQRVAAQYFTKSNRTVAVLVKKGNPKAIVAMPVNEVKP; encoded by the coding sequence ATGAAACAAGAAACATGGAACTCGAAACTGGCGGGTACGCGTCGAACAAGGCTTCACGCTTCACGCATTACGCTCTGTTCGCTTGTCATGACCCTCGGTCTCGTCTTACACGTCAACGCGCTGTCGGCAGCGTCGCCGAGTCTTGCGGAACGGGTGGTCGAGCATCGCTTGGCCAATGGGCTGACCGTTCTCATGGTCGAACGCCATCAGACGCCTGTCGTGTCCATCAATATCACTTTCGCGGTGGGCGGGATCAATGAGCAGGTCGGGCAAACCGGACTCGCGCATCTCTATGAGCACATGGCCTTTAAAGGCACACGTACGGTCGGCACGACCGACTACGAGAAAGAAAAGCCGATATTGGACGAACTGGCGCTGGTCGGGACAGAGCTCGACCAACGTCAGCGTGACATGGCCGCCAAAGGGAGTCATGCGACGGCTGAAGAGCGAGCGACGATCGAGTCGCTTCAAAAGCGCTTCTTGGATCTACAGGCTCAGGCCGCTCAATATGTCATCGGGAATGAAATGGCCTTGTTGTATCAGCGGCACGGCGGCGTGGGACTGAACGCATCGACGGGGAAAGATCTGACGCGGTACATGATCAGTCTGCCGTCCAATCGGCTGCCCTTGTGGGCGGCGATCGAATCGGATCGGATGGCCAACCCCGTGTTGCGCGAGTTCTATAAGGAACGCGGTGTCGTGATGGAAGAACGGCGGCTTCGGAACGACGACAGCCCGAATGGCCTGTTGTTCGAGACGTTCACATCAGCGGCGTTTCGAGCCCATAGTTACGGGGTTCCGACGATTGGGTGGGGATCAGACATTCTCTCGTTGACGCCTGTCGCCACGGAGGCCTTCTTCAAGACCCACTACGGTCCGAATCGCGCCACGATTGCCCTGGTCGGTGATATCGATCCGAAAAAAACGATTGCCTTGATCGAACAGACGTTTGGAAAGATCCCTGCCGCGCCGCCATCACCGCCTTTGGTGACGGTCGAGCCGGAGCAGCGAGGCGAGCGCCGCGTCGAAGTCGAGTTCGATGCGGAACCGGCTCTTGTCATCGGTTATCACAAGCCGACTGTGGACCATCCGGATGACGATGTGTTTGACGTGATCGATGCCGTGCTGAGCGATGGACTGACGTCGCGCTTGCATCAAAGGCTGGTACGGGAGAAGCGGCTGGCCGCCTCGGTCGGGTCGGATGGGAACCATCCGGGGGTGCGGGCGCCGAATCTCTTCGTCGTGACGGCGACTCCCTTGGCCCCTCATACGACGGCGGAGGTCGAAACCGCCATCTATGAGGAGATTGAACGACTCAAACGTGAACCGGTCTCTGCTCAGGAGCTTGAAAAGGTGCTCAATAATCTGGACGCCGACTTGGTGCGAGGCCTGCGGTCGAACAGCGGTCTTGCTTCTCAACTGGCCTTGTATCAGGCGGTGGCCGGTGGTTGGCGCTACATCCTCACGTCACGTGACCAAGTCGCGAAGGTCACGGCCGCCGATGTGCAGCGAGTCGCGGCACAGTACTTTACCAAGTCGAATCGTACCGTCGCCGTCTTGGTGAAGAAGGGGAACCCGAAGGCTATTGTGGCCATGCCCGTTAATGAGGTGAAGCCATGA
- a CDS encoding M16 family metallopeptidase, with amino-acid sequence MNRMRRERVGMTGRLGTLLGLLMVLMASAAGTDAADLTLGDPRTMTFKPVEFSPPEPERVVLDNGMVLYLLEDHELPLVTITATMRTGSWLDPTDKIGLAGMTGAVMRTGGGGGLSAEQVDAELEQFAADVSIGIGRQSGSASLDVLSKDVNRGLEIFAGLIRTPAFDPARVELARLQAIEGIRRRQDNPGSVVGREFSKALYGADHPSARETSQGSITRITREDLVTFHRNTIHPNGMILGVTGDFKRDEMVALLGKVFGDWKKGTVPELKIFDVPEAELSRPVVRFVGKETSQTHLRVGHLSLKENDPDYVALAIANDILGGSSFRSRLFNDVRTKRGLAYSVGSRLNTGMHDQGVWLMRAETKLTSTQEVIERFVANIERMRAEPVTDTELAEAKEAYVNSFVFSFSSPSAIVSRLVELEYDGLPKDFLQQLRAKVVRLTKEDVLAAAKKHLRPDRLKIVAVGSGEALPKALATFGDVKEITLSPEG; translated from the coding sequence ATGAATCGGATGAGACGAGAGCGGGTGGGCATGACTGGCCGGCTCGGGACGCTGCTCGGCCTGCTGATGGTGTTGATGGCCTCGGCAGCCGGAACTGATGCGGCCGATCTGACGCTCGGTGATCCCAGAACCATGACATTCAAGCCTGTGGAATTCTCACCACCGGAGCCCGAGCGGGTTGTGTTGGACAATGGCATGGTCCTCTATCTGCTTGAAGACCATGAGTTACCGTTGGTCACGATCACGGCCACGATGCGGACAGGGAGTTGGCTCGATCCGACCGATAAGATCGGACTGGCCGGCATGACCGGGGCGGTGATGCGGACCGGTGGCGGTGGCGGTCTATCCGCTGAGCAGGTTGATGCAGAACTGGAGCAATTCGCGGCCGATGTGAGTATCGGGATCGGACGACAATCAGGGTCGGCGTCTCTCGATGTCCTGAGCAAGGATGTCAATCGGGGGTTGGAGATCTTCGCCGGTCTCATTCGGACCCCGGCGTTCGATCCTGCTCGTGTCGAATTGGCCAGATTGCAAGCCATCGAGGGGATCCGCCGCCGTCAGGATAATCCCGGCTCCGTCGTCGGGCGGGAATTTTCCAAGGCGCTCTATGGAGCCGATCATCCGAGCGCGCGAGAAACCTCGCAGGGTTCGATCACACGCATCACGAGGGAGGATCTCGTCACGTTCCATCGCAACACGATTCACCCCAACGGCATGATCCTTGGCGTGACGGGTGACTTCAAAAGAGACGAGATGGTGGCGTTACTCGGGAAGGTGTTCGGCGATTGGAAAAAGGGAACGGTGCCCGAGCTGAAGATTTTCGATGTGCCGGAGGCGGAGCTGTCCAGACCGGTTGTCCGGTTCGTCGGGAAAGAAACTTCGCAGACCCACCTCCGGGTAGGACATCTCTCGCTCAAGGAGAATGATCCCGACTATGTCGCCTTGGCCATCGCGAACGATATTTTGGGTGGGAGTTCGTTTCGCAGCCGCCTGTTCAACGACGTGCGGACGAAACGGGGACTGGCCTATTCCGTCGGGAGCCGCCTCAATACGGGGATGCATGACCAAGGTGTCTGGCTGATGCGGGCGGAAACCAAGTTGACGTCCACTCAGGAAGTGATCGAGCGGTTTGTGGCGAATATTGAACGAATGCGCGCCGAGCCGGTGACCGATACCGAGCTTGCGGAAGCCAAAGAAGCGTACGTCAATTCGTTCGTGTTTTCTTTTTCCAGCCCCTCGGCGATCGTCAGCCGGTTGGTCGAGTTAGAATATGATGGCTTGCCGAAGGACTTTCTTCAACAGCTGCGGGCCAAGGTCGTGCGACTGACCAAGGAAGACGTCTTGGCGGCGGCCAAGAAACATTTGCGCCCGGATCGATTGAAGATCGTGGCCGTCGGGTCAGGGGAGGCCTTGCCGAAAGCGCTTGCGACGTTCGGCGACGTGAAAGAAATCACGCTGTCACCAGAAGGATAG
- a CDS encoding HVO_A0114 family putative DNA-binding protein, whose protein sequence is MKVKRLKVGVRSLDEGLQEFGSTLKAIQSGKVLTKRTGVYFVSVEAMRQVLTPSRLALLHLIRTRRPRSIAALAKLIGRNFKNVHADVKLLADLGLVHLEPGAHLRDAVTPTVPYERIQFEIAV, encoded by the coding sequence ATGAAAGTCAAACGGCTCAAAGTGGGTGTGCGGTCGTTGGATGAAGGGCTTCAAGAATTCGGTTCCACACTCAAGGCCATTCAGTCAGGCAAGGTCTTGACCAAGCGAACAGGAGTGTATTTCGTCAGTGTGGAAGCGATGCGGCAGGTACTGACACCATCTCGCCTGGCCTTGTTACATCTGATCCGTACACGTCGCCCTCGCTCTATTGCGGCACTGGCCAAGCTGATAGGCAGGAATTTTAAGAACGTGCACGCTGACGTGAAGCTTCTCGCCGATCTCGGTCTCGTGCATTTGGAACCAGGAGCGCACTTGCGTGACGCCGTCACTCCAACCGTCCCCTATGAGCGAATTCAATTCGAAATCGCGGTGTGA
- a CDS encoding toxin-antitoxin system TumE family protein — MPKARLVLHTRYVDEQGGLVEMKAYDVPKALATPHGFKYSLVYIRNGERLVGYDNHEHKGDHRHSRAATSPYTFTTIAQLIEDFRRDVEAIRKE, encoded by the coding sequence ATGCCGAAAGCCAGGCTGGTCCTCCACACAAGATATGTGGACGAGCAGGGAGGGCTGGTGGAAATGAAAGCCTATGATGTTCCGAAGGCCCTGGCAACTCCTCACGGATTCAAGTATTCCTTGGTTTACATACGCAACGGAGAGCGGCTGGTCGGATATGACAATCACGAGCACAAGGGTGATCATCGGCACTCTCGTGCAGCCACATCGCCGTATACCTTCACGACTATCGCACAGTTAATCGAGGACTTTCGCCGCGATGTCGAAGCCATAAGAAAGGAGTGA
- a CDS encoding MBL fold metallo-hydrolase: MPLEDDFCDILKKARTGQGFSVGDVARMTGLPGGDITALERGDQPRDRAEVRALAKALGLRAEPLEQIAIDKWEPVAQRTPPWVEMVQGSVGGYGVQGYIVHDEGEALLVDTAYNAPAMLDRLRRLGLRLIGICLTHGHADHADGIEQILSHYDVPVYIGTEDIDLLSWRPRTDVLVAPVDGLSISVGGRRLHCLTTPGHTAGGICYRLDDAQLPVCFVGDTLFAGSIGRSNPKELYSTHLNSVRDRVLSLAPDYRLLPGHGPATTVEEELDHNPFATIQ, encoded by the coding sequence ATGCCCCTTGAAGACGACTTCTGTGACATTCTCAAAAAGGCACGCACGGGCCAGGGCTTCTCGGTCGGCGATGTTGCGAGGATGACGGGCTTGCCCGGCGGAGATATCACGGCGTTGGAACGGGGAGACCAGCCTAGAGACCGCGCTGAGGTGCGGGCGTTGGCGAAGGCCTTGGGCCTGCGAGCCGAGCCGCTTGAACAGATTGCAATCGATAAATGGGAGCCGGTTGCGCAGCGTACACCGCCGTGGGTGGAGATGGTTCAGGGATCCGTCGGTGGGTATGGTGTGCAGGGGTACATTGTGCATGATGAGGGTGAGGCACTGTTGGTGGATACCGCCTATAACGCCCCCGCCATGCTTGATCGACTTCGTCGACTGGGTCTGCGGCTGATCGGCATTTGCCTCACGCATGGCCATGCGGACCATGCGGATGGGATCGAGCAGATTCTGAGCCATTATGACGTACCGGTATACATTGGAACGGAGGACATCGATCTGTTGAGTTGGCGGCCACGAACGGATGTACTCGTTGCACCGGTCGATGGATTGTCCATCAGCGTCGGAGGCCGGAGGCTTCACTGTCTCACGACGCCGGGCCATACCGCGGGCGGCATCTGTTATCGGCTGGATGATGCTCAACTCCCAGTCTGTTTCGTCGGAGATACCCTCTTTGCCGGATCGATCGGTCGGTCCAATCCCAAGGAATTGTATTCGACTCATCTCAATTCGGTTCGCGACCGTGTGCTGTCCCTCGCACCCGATTATCGTCTCTTGCCCGGGCATGGGCCTGCCACCACCGTTGAGGAAGAACTCGATCACAATCCGTTTGCGACGATTCAGTAG
- a CDS encoding site-2 protease family protein: MDGFERNEQRDLDRGLALETREEPAPLPRDEAEDDDDVEPSVFSKWALPIVLFLLTVFTTLWAGAYQAYNGPARGPLNFLLASPETLWRGIPFAGALLFILTTHELGHYVLSKIHRVPASLPLFIPGPPHFIGTFGAIIRMRGPILSRRALFDIGVAGPLAGFIVAVVALIVGLSLSTVVERTATHGLQLGEPLLLQLMSWLVIGPLPPEADVVLHPIGFAAWFGLFVTSLNLLPIGQLDGGHVAYALWGRRQRTMAMAFLPILLALGFFGWPGWFLWAFMAGLWGLGHPPVMDPHVPLGRNRTIVGWIALVVFVVTFAPVPFSFH; this comes from the coding sequence ATGGATGGATTCGAGCGAAATGAACAGCGAGATCTCGATCGCGGTCTCGCTCTTGAAACTCGAGAAGAGCCGGCTCCGCTGCCCAGGGACGAGGCGGAGGACGATGACGATGTCGAGCCGTCGGTTTTTTCCAAGTGGGCATTACCGATCGTCCTCTTTCTCCTGACCGTTTTTACGACATTGTGGGCCGGGGCCTACCAAGCCTACAACGGTCCCGCGCGTGGGCCCCTGAATTTTCTCCTGGCCTCTCCCGAGACGCTCTGGCGGGGAATTCCGTTTGCCGGAGCGCTGCTGTTTATTCTCACTACACATGAGCTGGGGCACTATGTGCTATCCAAGATTCATCGGGTGCCCGCCTCCTTGCCGCTGTTTATCCCAGGGCCGCCCCATTTCATCGGGACATTCGGCGCCATCATCCGCATGCGCGGCCCGATTCTGAGTCGTCGCGCGCTGTTCGATATCGGGGTTGCCGGTCCCTTGGCGGGTTTCATCGTGGCCGTTGTCGCGCTGATCGTCGGACTCAGTTTGTCCACGGTGGTGGAGAGAACGGCCACCCACGGTTTGCAACTCGGCGAACCGTTGCTGCTTCAGCTCATGTCGTGGCTGGTGATCGGGCCGCTTCCACCGGAGGCAGACGTGGTGCTCCATCCGATCGGCTTTGCTGCTTGGTTCGGGCTCTTTGTCACGTCGCTCAATCTCCTTCCGATCGGTCAGCTCGACGGTGGCCACGTTGCCTATGCCCTGTGGGGCCGGCGCCAACGGACGATGGCGATGGCCTTTCTCCCGATCTTGTTGGCCTTAGGCTTCTTCGGCTGGCCCGGCTGGTTTCTCTGGGCATTCATGGCGGGACTCTGGGGACTCGGCCATCCCCCCGTCATGGATCCTCACGTTCCGTTGGGTCGCAATCGGACCATTGTGGGTTGGATTGCCTTAGTTGTGTTTGTCGTCACCTTTGCCCCGGTACCGTTTTCTTTCCACTAA
- a CDS encoding DUF4136 domain-containing protein, which produces MWQWALLLAVFAILQTGCAEFHVVANGFQHRDRQLPAQATYAILPVKGQDSDLEFQDYARMVEMKLGERGYRRADLSLADMAIFIAYGINSAGVRNYAYSLPIYGTNNFSGSSFGSGGMTTFSGTTSGVVGSQTVSGSVREYTRILIVDVVDLAHYKTTSQVITLWKGDITSTGSSSDLRLVMPMLVEAGFRHFGENTKKGVRHVYSELDPEIEKLRDGK; this is translated from the coding sequence ATGTGGCAATGGGCATTACTGCTAGCGGTATTTGCAATCCTTCAAACAGGGTGCGCGGAATTTCACGTCGTTGCCAACGGCTTTCAACACAGAGACCGACAACTCCCAGCACAAGCCACCTATGCCATTCTCCCAGTCAAAGGTCAAGATAGTGATCTGGAATTCCAAGACTATGCCCGCATGGTTGAAATGAAATTAGGCGAACGTGGGTACCGCCGAGCTGATCTTAGCTTGGCGGACATGGCAATCTTCATCGCGTACGGCATCAACTCTGCCGGAGTCCGAAACTATGCGTATAGTCTCCCCATATACGGAACAAATAATTTTTCAGGAAGTAGTTTTGGCAGCGGTGGAATGACTACCTTTAGTGGAACGACATCTGGAGTTGTGGGCTCACAGACTGTTTCGGGAAGCGTGAGAGAATACACAAGGATTCTCATAGTCGATGTAGTCGACCTTGCACACTATAAGACCACTAGCCAAGTTATCACACTGTGGAAGGGGGACATCACGAGTACGGGATCGTCGAGCGATCTACGGCTAGTAATGCCCATGTTAGTTGAAGCCGGTTTCCGGCACTTTGGAGAAAACACGAAGAAGGGAGTAAGGCATGTTTATTCGGAATTGGATCCCGAGATCGAGAAGTTGAGAGACGGTAAATAG